In the Epinephelus lanceolatus isolate andai-2023 chromosome 6, ASM4190304v1, whole genome shotgun sequence genome, one interval contains:
- the nmur1a gene encoding neuromedin-U receptor 1 produces the protein MSAYNCSFDLMAEKGSWLCPPEEKCVNLTSVVNGSHIDLDDACLTEEGYLEKYLGPRRSTVFLPICLIYLVIFLVGVVGNVLTCTVIARNKVMWTPTNYYLFSLAVSDLLVLLLGMPLELYELWQNYPFLLGKGGCYFKTFLFETVCLASILNVTALSVERYIAVVHPLRAKYVVTRTHAKRVILTVWGVSVLCALPNTSLHGIDVLHSRLSRPDGNITVEIPDSAICTLVKPRWMYNLTIQVTTLLFFMLPMLTISALYMLIGLQLKQEKMRQTLEAKTGFGQDSFCNIRTQQQKARRRQVTKMLFVLVVVFGICWAPFHTDRLMWSFINDWTDSHREIFQYVHIISGVFFYLSSAVNPILYNLMSTRFREMFKEVMCHRPHHITPRKHSLSVTRVTLRSTLSDVPLGNGAAVVEAEAEDGDVRMKDETTFTC, from the exons ATGTCAGCTTACAACTGCTCTTTTGATCTAATGGCTGAAAAAGGCAGTTGGCTTTGTCCTCCGGAGGAAAAGTGTGTCAATCTGACCTCTGTGGTAAACGGAAGCCACATCGATCTGGATGACGCATGTCTAACAGAGGAAGGGTACCTGGAGAAATATCTGGGGCCTCGTCGATCAACTGTGTTCCTCCCCATCTGCCTCATCTACCTGGTCATCTTCCTGGTAGGTGTGGTGGGGAATGTGTTGACGTGCACTGTAATTGCACGCAACAAAGTGATGTGGACGCCAACAAACTACTACCTGTTCAGCCTGGCGGTGTCAGacctgctggtgctgctgctcgGCATGCCGTTAGAGCTGTATGAGCTATGGCAGAACTACCCCTTCCTCCTGGGGAAGGGCGGCTGCTACTTTAAAACATTCCTATTCGAGACTGTTTGCTTGGCGTCTATCCTCAACGTTACAGCGCTGAGTGTGGAGCGTTACATCGCTGTGGTGCACCCGCTTCGTGCAAAGTACGTCGTAACGCGCACCCATGCCAAGCGGGTCATCCTTACAGTGtggggtgtgtctgtgttgtgtgcTTTGCCAAACACAAGTCTGCATGGGATCGACGTCCTTCACAGTCGCCTCAGTCGCCCCGATGGGAACATTACTGTTGAGATCCCTGACTCAGCGATCTGTACATTGGTGAAACCACGCTGGATGTACAACCTGACCATCCAGGTGACCACCTTGCTATTTTTCATGCTGCCCATGCTCACCATCAGCGCCCTCTACATGCTCATCGGGCTGCAGCTGAAGCAGGAGAAGATGCGTCAGACACTGGAGGCGAAGACGGGCTTTGGACAGGACAGCTTCTGTAACATCCgaacacagcagcagaaagCACGTCGCCGGCAGGTCACCAAAATGTTGT ttgtTTTAGTGGTGGTTTTTGGGATCTGCTGGGCCCCATTTCACACGGACCGCCTCATGTGGAGTTTCATCAATGACTGGACCGACAGCCACCGGGAAATTTTCCAGTATGTGCACATCATCTCTGGAGTGTTTTTCTACCTCAGCTCAGCGGTCAATCCCATCCTGTACAACCTCATGTCCACACGTTTTAGAGAAATGTTCAAGGAGGTCATGTGCCATCGGCCACATCACATCACGCCCAGAAAACATTCGCTCAGTGTCACGCGGGTGACACTCCGCAGCACACTGAGTGATGTGCCACTTGGCAACGGAGCCGCTGTTGTTGAAGCCGAGGCAGAAGATGGAGACGTGCGGATGAAAGACGAGACCACTTTTACGtgttaa